From one Caminicella sporogenes DSM 14501 genomic stretch:
- a CDS encoding competence/damage-inducible protein A translates to MNCSILSVGTELLMGQTINSNTFFLSRKLNELGYNVLYHFSVGDNPDRLENIFKTALDISDIVITTGGLGPTQDDLTKEIISRFIGKELKLNEDSLKKIKYYFEKINREMTDNNIKQAFIPEGAIVLPNDIGTAPGFILNENEKIIICLPGPPREMNLMFQNYVKPYLAEKSKYIIKSDIIKFFGIGESKLEWILQDLISNQTNPTLATYANEGELSLRITARGKSLEEAEKLINPIKQEIKKRLDKFIYSYNNQSLEEVVGDMLIRKNVSISLAESCTGGLLVSKLTSIPGISSVLDRAIVTYSNRAKIDELGVKRETLEKYGAVSKETAMEMAEGLKDITGSKICLSITGIAGPTGATSKKPVGLVYIGVSTDEKTFYYKYNFNGSRNKIRNYSAMTALNIIRKIIEKY, encoded by the coding sequence TTGAACTGTTCAATTTTATCTGTAGGTACTGAGCTCTTAATGGGGCAAACAATCAATTCTAATACTTTTTTCTTATCACGCAAGCTAAATGAATTAGGTTATAATGTATTATATCACTTTAGTGTAGGAGATAATCCTGATAGATTAGAAAATATATTTAAAACTGCATTAGACATTTCAGATATAGTTATAACTACTGGAGGTTTAGGTCCTACTCAAGATGATTTGACTAAGGAAATTATTTCACGCTTTATTGGCAAAGAATTAAAGCTCAATGAAGATTCATTAAAAAAAATCAAATATTATTTTGAAAAAATCAATAGAGAAATGACTGATAATAATATAAAACAGGCATTTATTCCAGAAGGAGCAATTGTTTTACCTAATGATATTGGAACAGCACCGGGATTTATTTTAAATGAAAATGAAAAAATTATCATTTGCCTGCCCGGTCCGCCGAGAGAAATGAATTTGATGTTTCAAAATTATGTAAAACCTTATCTTGCAGAAAAAAGCAAGTACATAATTAAATCTGATATAATAAAATTTTTTGGAATAGGAGAATCAAAACTTGAATGGATTTTACAAGATTTAATATCAAATCAGACAAATCCTACACTTGCTACATATGCAAACGAAGGAGAACTTAGTTTAAGAATTACTGCTAGAGGAAAATCTTTAGAAGAAGCTGAAAAACTTATAAATCCTATCAAACAAGAAATAAAAAAACGTCTTGATAAATTCATATACAGTTATAACAATCAATCTTTAGAAGAAGTAGTTGGTGATATGCTTATTAGAAAAAATGTGTCAATATCTTTAGCAGAATCATGTACGGGTGGATTACTAGTTTCTAAACTAACTTCTATTCCGGGAATATCAAGTGTTTTAGATAGAGCCATAGTTACTTACAGTAACAGAGCAAAAATAGATGAGCTTGGAGTGAAAAGAGAAACTCTTGAAAAATATGGTGCTGTAAGCAAAGAAACAGCCATGGAAATGGCAGAAGGTTTGAAAGATATTACAGGCAGCAAAATATGTCTATCTATAACTGGTATTGCAGGACCGACAGGGGCTACATCTAAAAAACCTGTTGGATTAGTTTATATTGGAGTTTCTACTGATGAAAAAACATTTTATTATAAATATAATTTTAATGGAAGTAGAAATAAAATTAGAAATTATTCGGCAATGACAGCTTTAAATATAATAAGAAAAATTATTGAAAAATATTAA
- the recA gene encoding recombinase RecA → MNEKIKTLDTVLEKIEKQFGKGSIMRLGDNSKLNIESISTGAIELDIALGIGGIPRGRIIEIYGPESSGKTTIALHIIAEAQKMGGTAAFIDAEHALDPVYCKNLGIDIDNLIVSQPDTGEQALEICEALVRSGAVDVIVVDSVAALVPKAEIAGEMGDSHVGLQARLMSQALRKLTGIINKSKTATIFINQLREKVGVMFGNPETTTGGRALKFYSTIRMDVRKVDIIKQNDQIIGSRTKVKIVKNKVAPPFKNAEFDIMYGTGISKEGGILDSAVNANIIKKAGSWYSYGDIKLGQGRENAKQFLIQNIDLLKEIETKVRKHYNLPIKNELKNESKDNLKKENSKSK, encoded by the coding sequence ATGAATGAAAAGATTAAAACTTTAGATACTGTATTAGAAAAAATTGAAAAACAGTTTGGTAAAGGTTCTATAATGAGATTAGGTGATAATTCTAAGCTGAATATTGAAAGTATTTCTACAGGAGCTATTGAGCTCGATATAGCTCTAGGTATTGGTGGAATTCCAAGAGGAAGAATTATAGAAATATATGGACCAGAATCTTCAGGTAAAACTACCATAGCTCTTCACATCATTGCTGAAGCTCAAAAAATGGGTGGAACTGCAGCTTTTATTGATGCTGAACATGCACTCGACCCAGTATACTGCAAAAATTTAGGTATAGATATAGACAATTTAATAGTTTCTCAGCCTGACACTGGAGAACAAGCTTTAGAAATATGTGAAGCTTTAGTAAGAAGTGGGGCTGTAGATGTTATTGTAGTAGATTCAGTTGCTGCATTAGTACCAAAAGCTGAAATAGCTGGAGAAATGGGAGACAGTCATGTAGGACTACAGGCAAGATTGATGTCTCAAGCATTGAGGAAATTAACCGGTATTATCAATAAATCCAAGACTGCAACAATTTTTATTAATCAGTTGAGAGAAAAAGTTGGAGTTATGTTTGGAAATCCTGAAACTACTACCGGTGGAAGAGCTTTGAAATTTTATTCTACAATTAGAATGGACGTTAGAAAAGTTGATATTATAAAACAAAATGACCAAATCATAGGGAGTAGAACAAAAGTAAAAATCGTAAAAAATAAAGTAGCTCCTCCTTTTAAAAATGCAGAATTTGATATTATGTATGGTACAGGTATATCTAAAGAAGGTGGAATACTAGACAGTGCAGTTAATGCCAATATCATAAAAAAAGCTGGGTCATGGTATAGCTATGGAGATATAAAACTTGGACAGGGAAGAGAAAATGCTAAACAATTTTTAATACAAAACATAGATTTACTAAAAGAAATTGAAACTAAAGTTAGAAAACATTACAATCTTCCTATAAAAAATGAACTAAAAAATGAATCGAAAGATAACCTTAAAAAAGAAAATTCTAAATCTAAGTAA
- the mnmH gene encoding tRNA 2-selenouridine(34) synthase MnmH has translation MVNKISIEAALNLSNSIFIDVRSPKEFKQATISNSINIPILDDDEKILIGNIYRNKSIEEAKSLGLRFASSKLESIYRQILEIKKKYKNIIIFCWRGGTRSKSVCNVLNVLGVDNVYQLEGGYKAYRRYVIDFIETKTKNIKFVVLHGLTGVGKTHILEHLERLNYPVIDFEYIAKNSGSVFGNILFPDNPPTQKNFESIVFNKLYYNKSGYVLVESESKRVGNINIPDEILKAMNNGYHILINTNIENRIDNIYNDYIKNKEKVDEKIIEAILNLKKRLGSESVEKLVNKIKIKDYRYVIRYLIDNYYDSFYKYSINKFKNYDLEVNYESILDAVKEVEIFILKTFQGKREEIKQ, from the coding sequence ATGGTAAATAAAATTAGTATAGAAGCAGCACTTAACTTGTCTAATTCAATTTTTATTGATGTTCGTTCTCCAAAAGAATTTAAGCAGGCAACTATTTCAAATTCTATAAATATTCCCATATTAGATGATGATGAAAAAATACTGATTGGAAATATATATAGAAATAAGAGCATAGAGGAAGCAAAGAGTTTAGGACTTCGCTTTGCATCTTCTAAACTTGAAAGCATATATAGACAAATATTAGAAATAAAGAAAAAATATAAAAATATAATTATTTTCTGCTGGAGAGGTGGTACTAGAAGTAAATCAGTTTGCAATGTACTGAATGTTTTAGGAGTTGACAATGTTTATCAATTAGAAGGAGGATATAAAGCTTATAGACGATATGTAATCGATTTTATAGAAACTAAAACAAAAAACATTAAATTTGTAGTACTTCATGGGCTAACAGGAGTTGGCAAGACACATATACTAGAGCATTTGGAAAGATTAAATTATCCAGTAATTGATTTTGAGTATATTGCTAAAAATTCAGGTTCTGTATTTGGCAATATATTATTTCCAGATAATCCTCCAACACAAAAAAATTTTGAGTCTATAGTTTTTAACAAGCTCTATTATAATAAATCAGGGTATGTTCTTGTTGAAAGCGAAAGCAAAAGAGTTGGAAATATAAATATCCCAGATGAAATACTTAAAGCTATGAATAATGGCTATCATATTTTAATAAATACAAATATAGAAAATAGAATTGACAACATTTATAATGATTATATTAAAAATAAAGAAAAAGTTGATGAAAAAATAATTGAAGCAATATTAAATTTAAAAAAGAGGTTAGGGAGTGAAAGTGTAGAAAAACTTGTAAACAAAATAAAAATTAAAGATTATAGGTATGTAATAAGATATTTAATAGACAATTATTATGATTCGTTTTATAAATATTCTATTAATAAATTTAAAAATTACGACCTTGAGGTTAATTATGAAAGCATTTTAGATGCAGTAAAAGAAGTTGAAATATTTATCTTAAAAACTTTTCAAGGCAAAAGAGAGGAGATAAAACAATGA
- the lexA gene encoding transcriptional repressor LexA, with amino-acid sequence MSSDLTKQRPNLTKQQSKILNFIKQEIQKKGYPPSVREICEAVGLRSTSTVHGHLTRLERKGYIRRDPTKPRAIEVLNFNRFISENKEKEIANIPIIGKVTAGQPILAVENVEETFPVPIDFIDSGNYFILKISGDSMIKAGILNDDFVLVKQQSDANNGDIVVALLEDSATVKRFFKEDNYIKLQPENDFMNPIIVNDVRILGIVKGVFRKL; translated from the coding sequence ATGAGTTCAGATTTAACTAAACAACGACCTAATTTAACTAAACAGCAATCTAAAATTTTAAACTTCATTAAACAAGAAATTCAAAAAAAAGGTTATCCTCCATCAGTACGTGAAATATGTGAAGCTGTTGGTTTAAGGTCTACTTCAACTGTTCATGGACATTTAACCAGATTAGAAAGAAAAGGTTACATAAGGCGTGACCCTACAAAACCGAGAGCTATTGAAGTATTAAATTTCAATAGATTTATATCTGAAAACAAAGAAAAAGAAATTGCAAATATACCGATTATTGGAAAAGTTACAGCTGGACAACCTATTTTAGCTGTAGAAAATGTTGAAGAAACTTTTCCAGTTCCTATTGATTTTATTGATTCAGGTAATTATTTTATATTGAAAATATCTGGAGATAGTATGATTAAAGCAGGTATTTTAAATGATGATTTTGTATTAGTAAAACAGCAATCAGATGCTAATAATGGAGATATAGTTGTTGCACTACTTGAAGATTCAGCAACAGTTAAGAGATTTTTTAAAGAGGACAATTATATTAAATTGCAGCCTGAAAATGATTTTATGAATCCAATAATAGTAAATGATGTTAGAATTTTAGGAATTGTAAAAGGAGTATTTAGAAAGTTATAA
- a CDS encoding tyrosine-type recombinase/integrase: MSKQNIVVHNKSSKPDNVVQDENQLIESCLAIEAQLPPFMKDYFIFLKNSVSIRTRHAYLNDILFFCKYLISETDITCAKTTNSITVEDFKKIKARDVNRFIGDYCSRYVIEKPNAKIIMENNNRALARKKSSLSSLFKFLYRDEILDKNITDGFNPIKLPKPQPDAIKKLEIDEVAIMLDAVENGTGLSEREKIYWKKTKLRDKAILILFTTYGLRLNELYQLNISSFNFNRGDFKIYRKRGKEVNMPLNKSVEKVILDYINKERPKSESIPPQHRDALFLSLQKTRMTKRAIRELVKKYTSIALSTSRENGYSPHKLRATAASSLIQYGFSIYDVQNLLDHDNVTTTQLYAAHKKNVKREIINQFEWLEEFDE, from the coding sequence ATGTCAAAACAAAATATTGTTGTACATAATAAATCATCAAAGCCAGATAATGTCGTTCAAGATGAAAACCAACTTATTGAAAGCTGTTTAGCTATTGAAGCTCAACTACCTCCATTTATGAAGGATTATTTCATTTTTCTTAAAAACAGTGTATCCATAAGAACTAGACATGCATACTTAAATGATATTTTATTTTTCTGTAAATATTTAATTTCTGAAACTGATATTACATGTGCAAAAACAACAAATTCCATTACTGTAGAAGATTTTAAAAAGATAAAAGCACGTGATGTAAATAGATTTATTGGAGATTACTGTTCAAGATATGTAATAGAAAAACCCAATGCAAAAATAATAATGGAAAATAACAACAGAGCTTTGGCAAGAAAAAAATCTTCCCTATCTTCCCTATTCAAATTTCTATATAGAGATGAAATTTTAGATAAAAATATTACTGATGGTTTTAACCCTATCAAGCTTCCTAAACCACAGCCTGATGCAATTAAAAAATTAGAAATTGATGAAGTAGCGATAATGTTAGATGCTGTTGAGAATGGGACAGGTCTTTCTGAAAGAGAAAAAATTTACTGGAAAAAAACTAAGTTGAGAGATAAAGCTATTCTCATACTATTCACTACCTATGGTTTAAGATTGAATGAATTATACCAACTTAATATATCATCTTTCAATTTTAATAGAGGTGATTTTAAAATTTATAGAAAAAGAGGTAAAGAAGTAAATATGCCCCTCAATAAATCAGTTGAAAAGGTTATTCTCGATTATATTAATAAGGAAAGACCAAAATCTGAAAGCATACCACCACAGCATAGAGATGCACTATTTTTATCTCTACAGAAAACTAGAATGACTAAAAGAGCAATACGAGAGCTTGTAAAAAAATATACTTCAATAGCCCTCAGTACATCTAGAGAAAATGGATATAGTCCTCATAAACTAAGAGCTACGGCAGCATCTTCTCTAATTCAATATGGATTTTCTATATATGATGTTCAAAATCTTTTAGATCATGATAATGTTACTACTACTCAATTATATGCAGCTCATAAGAAAAATGTAAAAAGAGAGATTATAAATCAATTTGAATGGTTAGAAGAATTTGACGAATAG
- the pgsA gene encoding CDP-diacylglycerol--glycerol-3-phosphate 3-phosphatidyltransferase — protein MNLANKLTIARIFLIPIFMVFLLSKIPYGITIAALIFILAALTDSLDGYIARSRNQITKLGKFMDPLADKLLVTAALVSFVQMGKLPAWVVVIIISREFTISVFRAIAAAEGIVIAASPWGKAKTISQIVMIISILFNNYPFSLINLPFNTIATWIAVILTIISGVDYIYVNKKVLRQ, from the coding sequence ATGAATTTAGCGAACAAACTGACAATTGCTAGAATCTTTTTAATCCCTATTTTTATGGTATTCTTACTGTCAAAAATTCCTTATGGAATTACTATTGCTGCTTTAATATTTATTTTAGCTGCATTAACTGACAGCCTTGATGGGTATATAGCTAGAAGTAGAAATCAAATAACAAAGTTAGGTAAATTTATGGACCCTCTAGCAGATAAATTGCTAGTAACTGCTGCTTTAGTGTCTTTTGTTCAAATGGGAAAATTGCCTGCATGGGTTGTAGTAATCATTATTTCAAGGGAATTTACTATAAGTGTTTTTAGAGCAATTGCAGCAGCAGAAGGAATAGTTATTGCTGCAAGTCCATGGGGAAAAGCAAAAACTATTTCTCAAATAGTTATGATTATTTCTATATTATTTAATAATTATCCTTTTAGTTTAATAAACTTGCCTTTTAATACAATAGCTACTTGGATTGCTGTAATACTAACTATTATTTCAGGTGTCGATTATATATATGTAAATAAAAAAGTTTTAAGACAGTAA
- the rimO gene encoding 30S ribosomal protein S12 methylthiotransferase RimO, with translation MNLKVYLETLGCSKNLVDSEIMLGILDRHNYKIVDNEYEADVIIINTCGFIESAKEESVDTILELSRLKKEGKCKYIIVTGCLSQRYFNELSMELPEVDAFIGTTNFDEIADVIKNLIENKKRYINIKDINAHIDYNLPRMLTTPSHTAYLKIAEGCDNYCTYCIIPKIRGRYRSRPIETIIEEAKILASKGIKELIIIAQDITRYGIDLYGNYKLTQLLEELSKIDNIKWIRLQYSYPDIISDDLIDLMASNKKICNYIDIPLQHCNDEILKKMNRKTTKQSIINLINKFRSKIPSIAIRTSIIVGFPGETGEQFNELLEFIKEVEFDRLGVFTYSLEENTPAAKFPNQIPQEIKEERLNKIMQLQKDISYKKNMDKIGNIYDILIEEKVENENVYIGRTEFDAPEVDGIVYVQSNKKLKIGEFFKVKIIDALEYDLIGEVINEFSEQTDNC, from the coding sequence ATGAATTTAAAAGTCTATTTAGAAACATTAGGATGTTCAAAAAATTTAGTTGACTCTGAAATAATGTTGGGAATTTTAGATAGACATAATTATAAAATAGTTGATAATGAATATGAAGCAGATGTAATTATAATAAATACTTGTGGTTTTATAGAAAGTGCAAAAGAAGAATCTGTAGATACTATTTTAGAACTTTCTAGACTAAAAAAAGAAGGAAAATGTAAATATATTATTGTAACCGGTTGTTTATCTCAAAGATATTTCAATGAATTATCTATGGAACTTCCTGAAGTAGATGCATTTATAGGAACTACAAATTTTGATGAAATAGCTGATGTAATAAAAAATTTAATTGAAAATAAAAAAAGATATATAAATATAAAAGATATTAATGCTCATATAGATTATAATTTACCTAGAATGTTAACTACTCCATCTCATACTGCATATTTGAAAATAGCGGAAGGATGTGACAACTACTGTACTTACTGTATAATTCCAAAAATAAGAGGCAGATATAGAAGTAGACCTATTGAAACTATAATTGAAGAGGCTAAAATTTTAGCTTCCAAAGGTATTAAGGAATTAATAATAATAGCACAGGATATAACAAGATATGGCATTGACTTGTATGGGAATTATAAATTAACTCAGCTTCTTGAAGAATTAAGCAAAATTGATAATATAAAATGGATACGACTTCAGTATTCTTATCCAGATATTATAAGTGATGATTTAATAGATTTGATGGCTAGTAATAAAAAAATATGCAACTATATAGATATTCCACTTCAGCACTGCAATGATGAAATATTGAAAAAGATGAATAGAAAAACTACAAAGCAATCTATCATTAATTTAATTAATAAATTTAGAAGTAAAATACCTTCTATTGCAATTAGGACTTCCATAATAGTAGGTTTTCCGGGTGAAACTGGTGAACAGTTTAATGAACTTTTGGAATTTATAAAAGAAGTGGAATTTGACAGATTAGGAGTTTTTACATATTCCTTAGAAGAAAATACTCCAGCTGCAAAATTTCCAAATCAAATTCCTCAAGAAATTAAAGAAGAAAGATTAAATAAGATAATGCAACTGCAAAAAGATATTTCTTATAAAAAGAATATGGATAAGATAGGCAATATATATGATATACTTATAGAAGAAAAGGTTGAGAATGAAAATGTATATATAGGCAGAACTGAGTTTGATGCACCGGAAGTTGATGGAATAGTTTATGTTCAGTCAAATAAAAAGCTGAAAATAGGTGAGTTTTTTAAAGTGAAAATTATAGATGCATTAGAATATGATTTGATAGGAGAGGTTATTAATGAATTTAGCGAACAAACTGACAATTGCTAG
- the rny gene encoding ribonuclease Y — protein sequence MNYIYVISSILISAPIGIGIGYILRKNIAEKKIGSAEEQAKLIISKAHKEAETKKKEILLEAKEEVHRLRNEFERENRERRNEIQRLERRVQQKEETLDRKSENLEKKEEHLNKTLKELAAKEEEIKELYQKQIEELERISGLTTEEAKEMLLSDLEKKLKHEAVVMIREIESKAKEEAHKKATEIISYAIQKCAADYVAESTISVVTLPNDEMKGRIIGREGRNIRALETITGVDLIIDDTPEAVILSCFDPIRREIARVALEKLILDGRIHPARIEEMVEKARREINAHIKEEGERATFDVGIHNLHPELVKLLGRLKYRTSYGQNVLQHSIEVSYLAGLMAAELGADVKIAKRAGLLHDIGKAVDYEVEGTHVEIGINLLRKFRESEEVIHAMSTHHGDYEPQTIEAVLVTAADAISAARPGARRETLETYIKRLEKLESIANSYEGVEKAYAIQAGREIRIMVKPEEIDDDSMVLLAREISEKIENSLEYPGQIKVNVIRETRAIDYAK from the coding sequence ATCAACTATATATACGTTATATCTTCGATTTTAATATCAGCCCCGATTGGCATAGGGATTGGATATATATTAAGAAAAAATATTGCTGAAAAAAAGATTGGCAGTGCAGAAGAACAAGCCAAATTAATTATTTCTAAAGCTCATAAAGAAGCTGAAACTAAGAAAAAGGAAATTCTTTTAGAAGCTAAAGAAGAAGTTCACAGGTTAAGAAATGAATTTGAAAGGGAAAATAGAGAAAGACGTAATGAAATTCAAAGACTGGAAAGGAGAGTACAACAAAAAGAAGAAACTCTTGATAGAAAATCAGAAAATCTTGAAAAGAAAGAGGAACATTTAAATAAGACTCTCAAGGAACTAGCTGCTAAAGAAGAAGAGATTAAAGAGCTGTATCAAAAACAGATAGAAGAACTTGAAAGAATTTCTGGACTTACAACAGAAGAAGCCAAAGAAATGCTTTTAAGTGATTTAGAAAAGAAATTAAAGCATGAAGCAGTTGTGATGATTAGAGAAATTGAAAGTAAAGCTAAAGAAGAAGCTCATAAAAAAGCAACAGAAATTATTTCTTATGCAATACAAAAATGTGCAGCAGATTATGTTGCTGAATCTACTATTTCTGTAGTAACTCTACCTAATGATGAAATGAAAGGTAGAATAATAGGAAGAGAAGGTAGAAATATTAGAGCACTTGAAACAATAACTGGAGTAGATTTAATAATCGATGATACTCCAGAAGCAGTTATTCTTTCATGTTTTGATCCAATCAGACGTGAAATAGCAAGAGTTGCATTAGAAAAGCTTATTTTAGACGGCAGAATACATCCAGCAAGAATTGAAGAAATGGTAGAAAAAGCAAGACGTGAAATAAATGCTCACATTAAAGAAGAAGGAGAAAGAGCTACTTTTGATGTTGGAATTCATAATTTACATCCTGAACTTGTTAAATTATTAGGTAGATTAAAGTATAGAACAAGCTATGGTCAAAATGTTTTACAACATTCAATAGAAGTTTCTTATCTAGCTGGTTTAATGGCTGCTGAATTAGGGGCAGATGTAAAAATAGCTAAAAGAGCAGGTCTTTTACATGATATAGGAAAAGCAGTAGATTATGAGGTTGAAGGAACTCATGTTGAAATAGGTATAAATCTTCTTAGAAAGTTTAGAGAATCTGAAGAAGTTATACATGCAATGTCTACTCATCATGGAGATTATGAGCCTCAAACTATTGAAGCAGTATTAGTTACTGCAGCAGATGCTATTTCAGCAGCTAGACCGGGAGCTAGAAGAGAAACTCTTGAAACATATATAAAACGATTAGAAAAACTTGAAAGTATAGCTAATTCTTATGAAGGTGTAGAAAAAGCTTATGCTATTCAAGCAGGTAGAGAAATTCGAATTATGGTAAAACCAGAAGAAATAGATGATGATAGCATGGTATTATTAGCTAGAGAAATAAGTGAAAAAATTGAAAATAGTCTAGAATATCCTGGACAAATTAAAGTAAATGTTATAAGAGAAACTAGAGCAATTGATTATGCTAAATAA
- the spoVS gene encoding stage V sporulation protein SpoVS: MEVLKVSAKSNPNSVAGALAGVLRERGAAEIQAIGAGALNQAVKAVAIARGFVAPSGMDLICIPAFTDIEIDGEERTAIKLIVQPR, encoded by the coding sequence ATGGAAGTATTAAAGGTATCAGCAAAATCAAATCCAAATTCAGTTGCAGGAGCTTTAGCAGGAGTTCTTAGAGAACGTGGAGCTGCTGAAATTCAAGCAATAGGTGCTGGAGCACTTAATCAAGCAGTAAAAGCAGTTGCTATTGCTAGAGGATTTGTTGCTCCTAGCGGTATGGACTTAATCTGTATTCCAGCTTTTACAGACATCGAAATCGATGGAGAAGAAAGAACAGCAATAAAATTAATTGTACAGCCTAGATAA
- the purB gene encoding adenylosuccinate lyase: MTSIYQNPLITRYSSKEMLKLFSPDNKFKTWRKLWIALAESQKELGLPITDEQIEEMKKNMDNIDYELAKKIEKETRHDVMSHVHTYGSQCPKAKPIIHLGATSAFVGDNTDIIIMYQALQIIKKKLLNCIDKLTSFSLKYKDLPTLGFTHFQPAQLTTVGKRATLWIMDLLLDYEDIEYVVSKMMFRGAKGTTGTQASYLKLFDGDHEKVKKLDELVAKKLGFEKSFPVCGQTYSRKLDYKVLSVLSGIAQSLHKMTNDIRLLQHLKEIEEPFEKKQIGSSAMAYKRNPMRSERIASLARYVITNALNPALTVSTQWFERTLDDSANRRITIAETFLAVDAILDIAINITSNLVVNEKVIYKHIEQELPFMATENILMESVKKGGDRQELHEKIRLHSMEAAKKVKQEGKENDLLQRIAKDDSFNLSINEIKNLLDPKLYVGRAPEQVVEFIETNIKPILEANKELLGINVELNV, translated from the coding sequence GTGACTTCTATTTATCAAAATCCTTTAATAACTAGATATTCTAGTAAAGAAATGCTTAAACTTTTTTCACCTGACAATAAGTTTAAAACATGGAGAAAACTTTGGATAGCTCTAGCTGAATCTCAAAAGGAATTAGGTCTTCCAATTACAGATGAACAAATAGAAGAAATGAAAAAAAATATGGATAATATAGATTATGAATTAGCTAAAAAAATCGAAAAAGAAACTAGACATGATGTAATGTCACATGTTCATACTTATGGCAGTCAATGTCCAAAAGCCAAGCCTATTATACATTTAGGAGCTACAAGTGCATTTGTAGGAGATAATACAGATATAATTATAATGTATCAAGCTCTGCAAATAATTAAGAAAAAACTATTAAACTGCATAGATAAATTAACTTCTTTTTCTTTAAAATATAAAGATTTACCAACATTAGGATTTACTCATTTTCAACCTGCACAATTAACTACCGTAGGAAAGAGAGCTACTCTATGGATAATGGACCTTTTATTAGACTATGAAGATATTGAATACGTAGTATCTAAAATGATGTTTAGAGGTGCAAAGGGGACTACAGGAACACAAGCAAGCTATCTAAAACTATTTGATGGCGACCATGAAAAAGTTAAAAAATTAGATGAATTAGTAGCAAAAAAATTAGGTTTTGAAAAGTCATTTCCAGTTTGCGGACAAACATACTCAAGAAAATTGGATTATAAGGTTCTTTCAGTATTAAGTGGAATAGCTCAAAGTCTTCATAAAATGACTAATGATATAAGACTTTTGCAGCATTTAAAGGAAATTGAAGAACCTTTTGAAAAAAAACAAATAGGCTCTTCAGCTATGGCTTACAAGCGCAATCCAATGCGCAGTGAAAGAATAGCTTCATTAGCAAGATATGTTATTACAAATGCTTTAAATCCAGCACTGACTGTATCTACTCAATGGTTTGAAAGAACACTTGATGATTCAGCTAATAGAAGAATTACAATAGCTGAAACTTTCTTAGCCGTTGATGCAATATTAGATATTGCTATAAATATCACTTCAAATTTAGTTGTAAATGAAAAGGTAATATATAAACATATAGAGCAGGAACTTCCTTTTATGGCTACTGAAAATATACTTATGGAATCTGTTAAAAAAGGTGGAGACAGACAAGAATTACATGAAAAAATAAGACTTCATTCTATGGAAGCAGCTAAAAAAGTAAAACAAGAAGGCAAAGAAAACGACTTATTACAGCGAATTGCAAAAGATGATTCTTTCAACTTGTCAATTAATGAAATAAAAAATCTTCTAGACCCTAAATTATATGTAGGTAGAGCTCCTGAGCAAGTTGTCGAATTTATAGAAACAAATATTAAACCAATTTTAGAAGCAAATAAAGAATTATTGGGTATAAATGTAGAATTAAATGTATAA